A window of Fragaria vesca subsp. vesca linkage group LG7, FraVesHawaii_1.0, whole genome shotgun sequence contains these coding sequences:
- the LOC101305217 gene encoding 1-acyl-sn-glycerol-3-phosphate acyltransferase 2-like has protein sequence MAIAAAAVIVPLGLLFFLSGLFVNLLQAICFIFIRPVSKNVHRRINRVVAELLWLELVWIVDWWAGVKVKVYTDPETFHLMGKEHALVICNHKSDIDWLVGWVLAQRSGCLGSTLAVMKKSSKFLPVIGWSMWFSEYLFLERSWAKDESTIKTGIQRLKDFPRPFWLALFVEGTRFTQAKLLAAQEYAASTGLPVPRNVLIPRTKGFVSAVSHMRSFVPAIYDITVAIPKSSPAPTMLRLFEGQPSVVHVHIKRHVMKDLPESDDAVAQWCKDAFVAKDALLDKHAVEQTFSDQELQSTGRPWKSLVVVTSWACLLVFGSIKFLYWSSLLSSRKGIAFSLLGLGIVTILMQILIRFSQSERSTPAKVAPTKHNNGGQSSGKPTKQQ, from the exons ATGGCGATTGCAGCGGCAGCTGTCATCGTTCCACTCGGCCTCCTCTTCTTCCTCTCCGGCCTCTTCGTCAATCTCCTCCAG GCGATTTGCTTCATTTTTATTCGGCCCGTGTCGAAGAATGTACACAGAAGAATCAACCGAGTGGTAGCAGAGCTGCTGTGGCTGGAGCTTGTTTGGATCGTCGATTGGTGGGCAGGCGTCAAG GTCAAAGTGTACACAGACCCTGAAACCTTCCATTTAATGG GTAAAGAACATGCACTTGTCATATGCAATCATAAAAGTGATATTGATTGGCTTGTTGGATGGGTTCTAGCTCAG CGGTCAGGTTGCCTTGGCAGTACATTAGCTGTAATGAAAAAATCATCCAAATTTCTTCCG GTAATAGGGTGGTCAATGTGGTTTTCTGAATATCTCTTTTTGGAAAGAAGTTGGGCAAAAGATGAAAGCACAATAAAG ACAGGTATTCAACGGCTGAAGGACTTCCCTCGACCCTTTTGGTTAGCTCTTTTTGTGGAAGGGACTCGCTTTACACAGGCAAAGCTTTTGGCTGCACAAGAATATGCAGCCTCAACAGGGCTACCTGTCCCTAGAAATGTTTTGATTCCTCGCACTAAG GGTTTCGTCTCAGCAGTAAGTCACATGCGCTCATTTGTACCAGCTATTTATGATATAACGGTGGCTATTCCTAAAAGTTCACCTGCACCTACAATGCTAAGACTTTTTGAGGGGCAACCTTCTGTG GTGCATGTGCACATCAAGAGGCATGTGATGAAGGACTTGCCTGAATCTGATGATGCTGTTGCACAATGGTGTAAAGATGCATTTGTGGCCAAG GATGCATTATTGGACAAACATGCAGTGGAGCAAACTTTCAGTGATCAAGAATTGCAAAGCACTGGCAGGCCATGGAAGTCACTTGTG GTTGTTACATCTTGGGCGTGTCTATTGGTTTTTGGGTCCATAAAGTTCCTCTACTGGTCTTCACTTCTATCCTCCAGGAAGGGCATTGCATTCTCATTATTGGGTTTGGGCATTGTTACCATTCTTATGCAGATCTTGATTCGGTTTTCTCAGTCAGAGCGTTCGACCCCAGCCAAGGTGGCTCCTACAAAGCATAATAATGGAGGACAGTCTTCTGGCAAACCAACCAAACAGCAATAG